The genome window TCCTCGAAGCCGATGAAGGCGTAGAAGGCGAGTACTGCGCCGGCCAGGGTGGCGCTCCAGGCCACACCGCCCGCGCCAGGTAACATGTCGGGCAATGCAGCTGGGAGATGCACGAGATTGTCGCCGCCAACCCAGACTACGAGCGCCAGACCGCCGACCTCGACCACTGTCAATATTCCGGCCACGATGACCGATTGCGCAATGCCCCAGGCGGCGAGCAGCCCGATCAAAAGAACGATCACGGCGATGGCGGCGACGCGTGGTAGCGAGATAAATTCGTGCAAATAGCCGACGAACGCATTGGATATGGCGGCCGAGGACACGACGCCGGCAAACACCACCATCAGGCCTATAGCAGCGGAAAGCGTTTGAATGCCGGCGGCCTCCTGTACGTAATAGGCCTCGCCCGCGCTCTTCGGAAAGCGCGCCGAAAGCTCGGCGAAACTGAATGCCGTGAAGCCGGCGATGACCGCGGCAATTAGGAAGGAAAACGGAGAAGCCATGCCCGCCACGCCGGCAACCTCGCCGATCAGCGCATAGATCCCTGCTCCGATCGTGGTGCCCAGGCCGTAGAGCACCAACAAAGGAAGCGACAGGCTGCGCTTCAGGGTGACAGGGGATTGGCTATTTGCCACGATTCCGGAATTCTCATCTCTATCACTTTTCGTTTTACTCGGACGGCTCCGCTTCCGGCGGCTGGCAGCCGTCGACGCAGCAGCGACCGGGCTGGTCGTCTGTTTGCTCGCCCGTTACCTTTTCAGCAAGCAGGCCACGATCCAACAAGCCTTCGACCAGCGCGACCTTATCTTCCAACGGATAACTGCGGTAAATCTCCATACTTGTCGCCGCCGGCGAGCCACCGCCATGCAGGCTGATCAGCGAATACCAGCCCGCCGTGTCGGACGCAGTGATGTCGCCGAGAAAGCGCGCCACTTCGCGCCGACGTTCGGGTGGGATGTCATCCCTGCCCTGCCATAGTTCTTCCAGATGTGCCGCAGTCGCCGGGTTGTGGTCCTCGTCCGGCCCCGGCAGAGCGACGATCAGGCCGCCTGAAAGGTCATGGGCAATGCGCTGCATATCGTAAATTTGCGTCGACAAGAGCAGCTTGCCGACATTGGCAAAGATGCGCTCAGGCTCGGCGCAACCTGAAGCGTCAGGAACCCCATAGGTGGAACTGGCGACGCCACAGGCGAAGAAGCCCTCGACAATCTTAATCAACTCGACCATGCGCTCACGGAGATAGTTGTTGCCCCCTGCATCGAGCCCGTTGGCTTCGGCCATCATCGACGCCGCACCAATCAGGAGATCGCCGAAGCCGGCGCGCGCGCCAATGCAGCTATGGCGATGATGACAAGCATAAGCACGCGTTAGAAACTGTGCCTGTTGCCATTCGCCAGCCATAAACACGTTTTGCCAAGGCACGAATACGTCCTCAAACACGCAGACGCCGGTCGCTTGGCCGTAGCGCCCGCTAAAGATAGCGGTGTCTTCACCAGGCCGGCCGGCCGGCCGGGTGATCACGGTTAGACCGGCGGCATCGATGGGCACGGCGCAGCAGACGGCAAACTCGGCGTCTTCCTCAACCATATTGCGCCCAGGCATGACCAGCAGTTCGTGCATATAGGGAGCGCCAGTGACGATTGCTTTGGTGCCCGAGATGACGATGCCGTCGGCGCGGCGTTCACGGATATGCACATAAGCATTGCTGTTGGTTTGCTCGTGCGGACGTTTGGAACGGTCGCCCTTGGCATCGGTCATGGCGACGCCGAGAGTTAGATCTTCGGCTTGAACGCGGTGCAGATAGGCGCCAAAGCGCTGGTGCAGATCGCCCCCCATCTCCGCATCCATGAGGTGCGTCACTTGGTGAATGGCGTTGAGCGCATCCTGGCTGAGATAGCGTTGGGCGCAGCCCACCCGCTGGCATACCAGGCGCACTGCTTCGAGCTTATCCAAAAGATCGCGCGACGAGCGGTTGATGTGAAGAAAGCGGTTTACGGTGGCGCCGCTTGATTGCTCTTCCGCCACCATCAACGGCCGATGGCGGTCGAGCTTGGCGAAATCATAAGTAACGCCAACAGCCGCGACTCCCGGCGCGAGGCGTGGCTCATCGGCGACCGCATCAACCCGCGCGCCGTCGAGATAGACCGTCGGGCTATAGCGGCGCAAAGACTCCCGATATTCGTCGCCGCTCATCAACATTTAGGACCCCTCGCTACTCTGCCCGGGCGCCTCCGGGCAGATCGGTTTGTTAAGAAACTGCGTGATGCTCTCAGCACGCCGGCGCTCGCCAGACGGTATATATAAGCATTCGCCGGATGCGGCGCCATTGAATCCTGTGAGAAACAAGACAGGCTGGGCGTTCATCGGAAGCAGAAAGATGCGGTACGGAGTGGTCAGGACTTGCGGCACGAAGGCATCCGGCGCGGGCGCCAATTCGCGCACCCTGAAAAGCTGCGCCATGTCCGTTTGGCCTGCGGGATCGATGGCAAGATCATAGCCACCGGTTCTACGCGAGCCGAGAAATACAGCAATGGCCAAGTGGAGCGCCGCGTCAAAGGATTGCGGCGGCGGTTGGCCCAATTGGGCCCAAATTTGCGACCAGGAATTTGCGTCGCGAATTACTTGCGCTGAAAAATTTTGATATGGGGAAAAAGCGCCCGACCATTCCGATTGCTCGGGATTTCCACCCGAAACCGCAGCCCGCACCGGCAATAATAAAAGAACGCAAACTAGAACCGCAGCAACTTTCATAATTGCGGCCTGACAACGTCGAATTCGCGGGTAAACAATTCCGCCAAGCGCTCCGCCCAGGCCTCTGCCCCGGCGCTTCCGGCAATTAGGTCCTGGCGAATCTCGATAATGAGATGACGCAATTTGCGCGGCTCCAACACGTCCGCCACCGTATATCCTGGCGTCTCAAGTGCCGAATAGGGCTGGTTATCGCCCACGCACAAGGATTTGTCTCGCGCCAGCGCTGCGATCAAACGCTCCGCATTGGCCGCGTCTTGGCGCCATAGCACGCCAATATGCCAAGGCCTCGCTACTCCGGCAAATACCGGCGTGCAGCTATGCATAGCGATGACAAAGGGATCGTTCAGCATGGCCAACCGGCGCGACAGCTCGCGATGATAGGGGTGATAGGCGATATCGGCACGACGCGCCGCCTCCGCCGCCAGCACCGCGCGATTGGCTGGCACGACGACCCCGTCACTCTCCTCCGGGATCGAGTTGGGTGTGCCGAGCGCGCGATTACAATCAATAAAGAGGCGCGAATACCGGGTCAGAAGCGCCGGCGCGCCCAACAGCCAGGCGAGGCGCCGGGTAACCGCGGCGGCGCCGATGTCCCAAGCGATGTGTTGCTCAATCCGTTCCGGCGAAAGGCCGAGCCCATCCCAGCCAGCGGGCAATGCGTTGCTCGCATGATCGCACAGCA of Pseudomonadota bacterium contains these proteins:
- a CDS encoding 4-hydroxyphenylacetate 3-hydroxylase; this encodes MLMSGDEYRESLRRYSPTVYLDGARVDAVADEPRLAPGVAAVGVTYDFAKLDRHRPLMVAEEQSSGATVNRFLHINRSSRDLLDKLEAVRLVCQRVGCAQRYLSQDALNAIHQVTHLMDAEMGGDLHQRFGAYLHRVQAEDLTLGVAMTDAKGDRSKRPHEQTNSNAYVHIRERRADGIVISGTKAIVTGAPYMHELLVMPGRNMVEEDAEFAVCCAVPIDAAGLTVITRPAGRPGEDTAIFSGRYGQATGVCVFEDVFVPWQNVFMAGEWQQAQFLTRAYACHHRHSCIGARAGFGDLLIGAASMMAEANGLDAGGNNYLRERMVELIKIVEGFFACGVASSTYGVPDASGCAEPERIFANVGKLLLSTQIYDMQRIAHDLSGGLIVALPGPDEDHNPATAAHLEELWQGRDDIPPERRREVARFLGDITASDTAGWYSLISLHGGGSPAATSMEIYRSYPLEDKVALVEGLLDRGLLAEKVTGEQTDDQPGRCCVDGCQPPEAEPSE
- a CDS encoding protease complex subunit PrcB family protein yields the protein MKVAAVLVCVLLLLPVRAAVSGGNPEQSEWSGAFSPYQNFSAQVIRDANSWSQIWAQLGQPPPQSFDAALHLAIAVFLGSRRTGGYDLAIDPAGQTDMAQLFRVRELAPAPDAFVPQVLTTPYRIFLLPMNAQPVLFLTGFNGAASGECLYIPSGERRRAESITQFLNKPICPEAPGQSSEGS
- a CDS encoding amino acid permease, translated to MANSQSPVTLKRSLSLPLLVLYGLGTTIGAGIYALIGEVAGVAGMASPFSFLIAAVIAGFTAFSFAELSARFPKSAGEAYYVQEAAGIQTLSAAIGLMVVFAGVVSSAAISNAFVGYLHEFISLPRVAAIAVIVLLIGLLAAWGIAQSVIVAGILTVVEVGGLALVVWVGGDNLVHLPAALPDMLPGAGGVAWSATLAGAVLAFYAFIGFEDMVNVAEETRNASRILPLAIIVTLVVTTLLYMTISIVSILTVPAQELAAHEAPLVLVYERGSGGSGQFLGLIGIVAILNGALVQVIMASRVLYGLSDQGLLPAILGRVNPLTRTPLVATALVVGLVLILALWFRLAGLAEATASITLAIFTIVNAALIRIRLRDGKPAHSVYYPLIIPILGFVLSLAFLVFGLIG
- a CDS encoding N-formylglutamate amidohydrolase, encoding MHDATAPKPQETAFEAIEGSHNSNLLLLCDHASNALPAGWDGLGLSPERIEQHIAWDIGAAAVTRRLAWLLGAPALLTRYSRLFIDCNRALGTPNSIPEESDGVVVPANRAVLAAEAARRADIAYHPYHRELSRRLAMLNDPFVIAMHSCTPVFAGVARPWHIGVLWRQDAANAERLIAALARDKSLCVGDNQPYSALETPGYTVADVLEPRKLRHLIIEIRQDLIAGSAGAEAWAERLAELFTREFDVVRPQL